TCATTATGAGCTTAAAAAATTATGAATCTGTGATCATTTTAACACCCGTACTCTCAGAACAACAGATGCAAGATACTGTTAAAGGTTATAGAGAGTTGATCACAGAGCAAGGTGGAAAAGTAATCCACGAGACAAATTGGGGGCTTGCAAAATTTGCATACCCAATCAACAAAAAAGTAACGGGTTTTTATCACATCTTTGAATTTCAGGCAGAACCTGAATTTATTGCCACATTGGAGCTTAGCTATCGAAGAGATGAGCGTGTGATGCGTTTCTTAACTACCGCCCTTGACAAATTCGCTGTTATTTATAACGAGCGTAAGAGAAAAGGCGAAATAGGAAAATCGAAGAGCACCGAGCCTGTGAAAGCAAAGAAGAAAGGAGATATTGAATTAATTGAAACTGAAGATTTGGAGGACTAAAAATATGGCACAAGTTAAAGACACAAATTTTGTATTTGCCCCACAGACTAAGAATATCAATAGAAAAAAATATTGCAGATTCAAAAAAGCAGGTATCAGATACATCGATTACAAGGACGTTAATTTCCTTTCTAAGTTTGTAAATGAACAAGGCAAAATTCTTCCAAGAAGAATTACCGGAAATTCTCAAAAGTATCAAAAAAAGGTAGCGGAAGCAATTAAGAGAGCAAGATTTATTGCTATCATGCCTTTTGTAACAGATGGTTATAAATAATATTAGGAGGAAATTGAGATGAAAATTATATTAAATCAGGACGTTAAACACCTTGGACATAAAGATGATGTTGTAACAGTTAAGGATGGTTATGCAAGAAATTTTCTTATTCCACATGGAATGGCAAAACTTGCTACTGCATCTGCTGTGAAGGTGCTGGAAGAGGAAATCAAACAAAGAGCGTTTAAACAAGAAAAATTGAAGAAAGATGCTGAATCTTTGTCAGAAAAATTAGCTAACCAATCAGTTACTATTAAAACAAAGACCGGTATTACCGGAAAAATCTTCGGAGCTGTTACTACTCTTCAAGTTGCAAATGCTCTTAAAGATAAAGGCTTTGATGTTGATAGAAGAAAAATTGTCTTCAATGATGAAATTAAGATGATTGGTAATTACAAAGCTACTATTAACCTGTACAAAGGCATATCTACTGAAATTGATCTGAACATAGAAAGCGAAGGTTAATTTATTGTAATAACGATTTTTAAAAAAGGCTATCAATTCAGATAGCCTTTTTTATTTGAATTCACCGGACCCAAAGCGTTCCAACAATACTTTACAACATCTCCATCTCGTTGTGTCAGAAGGGGCTGCATTTATATATACATCTCCCAAACCATAGAGTTTTGCCTGCATAATATCTCTTGATTGGATATATGATGAACGAATGCTATAATGAAATATATAAAGATCATCCACTGTAAGATTGCGCGTATCAATGTATGAAGCATCGTCAATGGTACATGTCAAATATCCTGCTTGACCTTTTATCTTAAACCCTCCGGAATTAAAACCATTACACTCAATTCCATTGACATCAAAAATAGTGAGCTCTACATCTTCAACACTCAAGTTGTTTATTGTTATTTTATTCAATTTAAGTGTGTCAGTATTGAATATTTTGGCTGCACCTATCGCTGTAATTGTTTGAAGGTCATAGGTGTAAAAAACCCGAATTTTAGGTTGTAAGTTATAATTGCGAACCCAATTACATCGGTTATTATCATCTATAATGAGTTCTTTGTCAATAATTTCTCTCTGAATGCCTGAGATGAGATTTTTATTGTAAGTGATTTCAATTCGGGGTTTAGCAGAGGTATAGACAAGTTCTAGGTTAATTTTATTACTGACCTTGAGAGAGGTAAATTCTTCTAATTCATAGCTTTGGGTTGTAATACTGCCTGCTGATTTGAAGCAATCAAACTCATGTCCTTTTTTACAAGTACACAAGAAAATACAAGCCAATATCAACACAAAAGTTCTCATTTCACTTTTTTATAATTAGTATCAAACCTATATCCTACACACCAATCAATAAAGTCAGCATTGGCAGCATGTGATTTTAAACGAGTACCTATGAAAAACTTTTTATAGTGATAGTTAATACCAATAGAGATGTAGTACTTTAATTTACCGACCTGTTCTGGTTTATAAGCATAGTAGCCTAAATCAGCATAAATATTTACGTTTCTTAAATAGTATTCATATCCTGCTTTTACAGCTGCTTCAAAAGCATCAGAGAATGGAAAACTTTGTTTTGAATCCGGAGTGAAGACGATATAAGGATCTAGTTTATCATAATAAAAATCTAAGCCAAATCTTGCTCCACGAATAGGAGTGATACCTAAACCCTGTGTTAGACTCAAAGTATAGACAGGGCGCATTGTAGGGTCAGAAACTGTGGCAGTTTTCAATGCAAAACCAATTCTTGTTTCTAAATAGGTTTTTGTTTGAGGCAGTGTAGTGTCCGAATGGAATCGTAAAGTTCTTTTAACAGGAGTACTAAAATTGATTCCAAAATTAATTTGTGGTGTATTCAGTCCAAGATTAGGTCTTTTGAAGTTGGCGTTTGACAAATGTGACATTCCTATTCCATAGAAGAATGTAGCGTTTGAGGAGTATTGCCTATAATTGAGCAGAAAAAATTGCATGGTACCATTTAATTTACTGCTCATTGCACGATTCTTAAGATTATTTACGGAGTTAAATATTTGAGTACAGTAGCCAATTCCTGCGCTCAATCGCATCATGGTTTCTGAATATTTGTGTTTTTTTATTCTAACTTGGAAATATGGAATAACTCCTAATGTACTGCCATTCAGTGCATGTTTACCCAGGTAATTATAGTAGAATAACACTCCCCAGTCAGCATTTTTATACAAACTGTCAATATGTTTGTTTCCCAATCCTTGAAATTGAAATGCAATCTCTCCGCCAATTGAATGGGCTGCCATGTGTGGCATCGAAACAGAATGAGGCATCAGAAATCCCGGCAGAAATCCAACATGTATAGTTTCTTGTGTGAAAGCCCTATTATATGTAACTATGATTAACAGCGTTAAAAGAATTTGCCTCATCCGGTTCAAAAGTAGGACTTTGCGACAATCTGTAATAAACAAAAAAGTCCTGCATTGCAGGACTTTTTTGAACTTGTGAAAGATTATGGTTATTTAATAATGCTCACTTTAACAGTTTCTGTGCTTACTCCGTTGCTGTATTGAATGAAGTAAATACCATTGTTAAGATTAGATAAATCAATTTGTTGAATGTTAGTCAACACATTCAATTCTGTAGAATAAACAACCTGTCCATTTATATCCAAAACATTAATTTGGTTTGAGGAATTGTCAGAGTTGATAAAGGGAGTGTTGATATTTACAATACCGTTAGAAGGGTTAGGATAAACAGCAAAAGATTGTGCAGCTTCAATATTGTTAACTCCTACGCCCCAGCCTTGCCATACATACCATACTAATTGTTCTGTTAAAGTATTATTACCCATTTTGGAATTGTCTTCCATCGCAATAGAGTCTGCATCTCCTCTATTTAATAGTAAAGATACCACAGTAAAATTTATATTATTTGAAACCGAATTAGGATATAAGTTTACATCATTGCTTCCTGAAATTGAAATTGTATCACCTGGTGCAAGGTCTGCTGTTAATACTCTTGATAGATAATTACTTTGGTTAGGTCCGGGAATCAAGATTGCTTGTGATTGTGAAATTGGAATTTCAATTCTGTAAAAAATGGAGTCTCCTACTTTTGCAGTGTCAGTTCCGTTATTTTTAAATACTGCTTGATAGGTAATTGTGCTTCCTTGTTGATATCCTTTTTGACGAATTTCGGAAGGAGGAGTTAAAATACCTTCTACAGACCAGTCAATATGTCTTTGTGCTGATACATTTGAGGTAAAAAATACGGCTGCTGCCATACTTAACATTGGTAAAAGTTTTATTTTCATTTTGATTTGTTTTTGTGCGTGTCAAAAGTAAGAAATTCTCTTTATACACCATCTAAAAATCAGATGAAAAGTATAAAGTGCTTATTCTAATAGATTTAATTCGCTCAAAAACAAGTTATAAGCTTACTTCTTTGTGTCAGCGTAATCAAAAACCTTTTTTAATAATTCAGTAGTTCGTTGTGCAGGATTCTCTCTAATTAGATTCTCTTGCGTTTCAACTTCTTTGAATAATGCAGTCATTGCTTTTTCAGTTACATAGCCTGTTAAATCAGGGTTTATTTTTTTTGTTGCAACCAAATTGTATTTTGTCATTACCTCACCCCAATACTTTGTTGCGTTTACTTTGTCAAGGGATTGAGAAATAATTGGACGAAATTTTTCTGTAAGAGATTGCGTTGTAGATTGTTTTAAGTAATTTGTAGCTGCACTCTTTCCTCCTGTTAATATTCCCATTGCATCTTGGATGGACATAGTTTTAACTGCAGTTACAAATACATCAATAGCTTCTTTTGTTGCTAGTTCAGCTCCTTCATTCAATGTTTTGGTTACTTTGTCCACCTGACTGCCAAGACCAATATTTCTGATGGTTGATTCTACATTCCTCACTTCTTCCGGTAATGGTATTCGGATGGCAGGATTTCCCCAAAAACCGTCTTTTGCAGATAGCTTAGACACTCCTGTTTGAATGCCTTTTGTTAATGCTTCTTTGAGTCCGGCAATTATTTCTGTATTGGATGGTCCTAAGTTTTTGTTCACAGTTTCCATTGTGCTTAATACAGAGTCACATGCGCTGAATCCCATCCAGAGTCCGAAAATTACAAGTAGTTTCTTCATTGATTTTTTATTTGAGTTTTACGTATGCAAAAATTAGCCATAACTTTTAATTATCCAAAAATATATTGCACTGATTATGTAAGAAGTTGGCAACTTTACAGATTTTTCTAAGGATTAACTTTCAGAATATAACCAGCATAACTCCTTACTTTTAAGGAAAGTTTATTGGACTAATGATGTGCAAGATGTTAATAGTTACTCATTTAATTTAGTTTTGAAAACAAGACTTATAAAGGCTGAAAAGATGCGTGGTACCAAGTGTATTGTGCATCATGTTGTTCAATTTTTTTATATGCATAACTGTTAAGAATCGCATTTTTTATTCTTGAGCTCAATCAAAGCGATATATACTGTCTTATGTTTCACTGGTTTTTAAAGCAAAATATTTTTTAAGAATTTAGTTGGAGCAATGTAATATTAGCGTATCATTGTCCCGTGCAAAATAAGACGCACAAGTTTAAAAGTTAATTGTATGAATATTTATGTAGGTAATCTTAGCTTCCGTGCCAAAGAGCAAGATGTTTCAGACCTTTTCTCCACTTATGGAGAGGTTGTTTCGGCTAGAATTGTTAGAGACAAATTCACCAAACGTTCACGTGGATTTGCTTTTGTTGAAATGAGCAATGATGCTGCTGCCCAAGAGGCAATTCAGGCTTTGCATGAAAAAGAATTCATGGAAAGAGCATTGGTTGTGAATGAAGCTAAACCAAGAGAAGAAAACGCAGAATAGTTTTTGTTTCAAGTCTCATCTAAAAACACGGTTACACAAACCGTGTTTTTTTGTTTTTAGTTGAAACTGATTTCAGCACTATCTCCCAGATTTAGGGTATATGATATCCCTTTCAAACGGGAGTCGTTCCCTATTAAAGTGTCTTGTAAAATAGCACTTTCTATATGTGCAAATGGTCCTATGATTGAATCTTTGATAATACTTGATTGAATCACGGTGTTTTCTCCAATTGACACATTCGGACCTATTACAGACTTTGTGATTCTTGCGTTCTTGCCAATATATACAGGTGGTATAATGATACTGTCTTCGAATGTTTTACTATCAGGAGGTGCGGCTTTGAGCCTCTTTAACAATAGTTGGTTGGTTTGCAGTAATATTTCTTTCTTGCCACAGTCAAACCAGTTGTCAACTTCAAAAGTTTTCATGGTAACACCTTGTTCAATCATCCTCATCAATGCATCGGTAAGGTGGTATTCGTTTTGTGTTTTGACTTTATTGTCAATATTATATTGAAGTGCTTCAAACAACGCAGGTAATTCTTTAATATAATACACCCCAACCAATGCCATATTAGACTTAGGTATTTGTGGTTTTTCCACCAACCTGATAATCCTATTGTCATCACCGACTTCTGCAACTCCAAATTGTCTGGGATCGTCAACTTTTTTTACTCCTAACATCGAAGTCGGAGAAGAGAGCATTTTTTTTAAATTGGTTTCAAAAATTGTGTCACCCAGTACAATCAGCAGACTATCAGATTTAATAACCTTGTCTTTGGCTAAATGTATGGCATGTCCGATTCCTTTGCGCGAAGTTTGAATTACAAACTTATGTTTGAGTTCTGAATAGTGTTTTGTTATATAATTCTCCACTTTATCACCCATGTAGCCAATGATGAAGATAAATTCTTCAATTCCTGAAGATTTTAAATAATCAATGATATGAGCTAAAATAGGTTTGCCTGCAACGGGAATCAGTGCTTTTGGTTGAGTGTGAGTATGTGGCTTAAGACGGCTGCCAATCCCTGCAACGGGAATTATTGCTTTCATTAGTCAGATTGCTTTCTCTAATACAAAACTATGCTTTTTGAATAAATGATAAACTGATGTCACGAGAATTTTTGAGTGTTCTTTTGTTATCGCCTATCTTCAATTTTTAGTAACCTCCCGACCTTGATATCATTGCCTTCCAGATTGTTCCATTGTATAATTTCATCAACGGTAACTCCATATATACGCGAAATAGAGTATAAGGTTTCGCCTGCTGATACGGTATGGCTGATAAAGTTCTTTTGAGGAGGTGTTAAAGTACTCGGTGTTTGAATGTAATATTTCAAATTTTGCCCCACGCTTATTGTATTATTGATGATATTGTTCCAGGTAATCAGGCTATCTATGGATACATTTAATTTTTTAGCTATGCCATATAAGGTCTCACCTACATTCACAGTGTAATACAAAGCATTATCCTTTATACTGTTATTTGAATTACTTACAGGCTGTTCTGTTTGTTGAGGTGGCGTAACAACCTCAATCTTATTGTTAGGGTTAGTAGGTTTAATATCTATTATTTCTTCCTTTTGTGGTATAATAATACTACCGGTGTCGGGCATTTCTTTTCTTTTTCTCCTCATATTAATAACCTCGCCAGGTTTTACTTCAGTTCCCGGCTCCATACGATTTTTCTTATAGAGTTTTTTGAGTTTTATTCCATATTTCTGAGAAATCTCCCACATACTTTCGCCAGGTTCTACTGTGTGAGAGGGTATTGAAGCTTTATTTCGCTTTGGTTTTAAATATATTACCATGCCTGGGTCTATGCGTGCATCTTTTGGTAAATCATTGTATTTGTATATTTGCCAATCACGCATATTGTTTTCTTTTGCTATAGAATGAACTGTTTGTCCGGGACGTGCTACTGTCAAGGGAACACCATTATCTACAATTTGAATATTTGCTTTAAAAAGCGGTTGCTTAAAATAGTCTTCATCCTTCTTGCCATAAAAAACAATGGTGTCATATTGAGCGAGTTGTAGTCTCTCTATGAGTCCGATCAGTAGCTGAGGATATTTTTGATTGGTTGCATAGCCGGCTTTTCTTAGTCCTTCTGCCCAACCTTTATAGTCTAAAATATGTAAATCAAATAGGAATTCATATC
The sequence above is drawn from the Bacteroidia bacterium genome and encodes:
- the rpsF gene encoding 30S ribosomal protein S6, yielding MSLKNYESVIILTPVLSEQQMQDTVKGYRELITEQGGKVIHETNWGLAKFAYPINKKVTGFYHIFEFQAEPEFIATLELSYRRDERVMRFLTTALDKFAVIYNERKRKGEIGKSKSTEPVKAKKKGDIELIETEDLED
- the rpsR gene encoding 30S ribosomal protein S18 → MAQVKDTNFVFAPQTKNINRKKYCRFKKAGIRYIDYKDVNFLSKFVNEQGKILPRRITGNSQKYQKKVAEAIKRARFIAIMPFVTDGYK
- the rplI gene encoding 50S ribosomal protein L9; the protein is MKIILNQDVKHLGHKDDVVTVKDGYARNFLIPHGMAKLATASAVKVLEEEIKQRAFKQEKLKKDAESLSEKLANQSVTIKTKTGITGKIFGAVTTLQVANALKDKGFDVDRRKIVFNDEIKMIGNYKATINLYKGISTEIDLNIESEG
- a CDS encoding DUF2807 domain-containing protein — its product is MRTFVLILACIFLCTCKKGHEFDCFKSAGSITTQSYELEEFTSLKVSNKINLELVYTSAKPRIEITYNKNLISGIQREIIDKELIIDDNNRCNWVRNYNLQPKIRVFYTYDLQTITAIGAAKIFNTDTLKLNKITINNLSVEDVELTIFDVNGIECNGFNSGGFKIKGQAGYLTCTIDDASYIDTRNLTVDDLYIFHYSIRSSYIQSRDIMQAKLYGLGDVYINAAPSDTTRWRCCKVLLERFGSGEFK
- a CDS encoding acyloxyacyl hydrolase; protein product: MRQILLTLLIIVTYNRAFTQETIHVGFLPGFLMPHSVSMPHMAAHSIGGEIAFQFQGLGNKHIDSLYKNADWGVLFYYNYLGKHALNGSTLGVIPYFQVRIKKHKYSETMMRLSAGIGYCTQIFNSVNNLKNRAMSSKLNGTMQFFLLNYRQYSSNATFFYGIGMSHLSNANFKRPNLGLNTPQINFGINFSTPVKRTLRFHSDTTLPQTKTYLETRIGFALKTATVSDPTMRPVYTLSLTQGLGITPIRGARFGLDFYYDKLDPYIVFTPDSKQSFPFSDAFEAAVKAGYEYYLRNVNIYADLGYYAYKPEQVGKLKYYISIGINYHYKKFFIGTRLKSHAANADFIDWCVGYRFDTNYKKVK
- a CDS encoding T9SS type A sorting domain-containing protein, with protein sequence MKIKLLPMLSMAAAVFFTSNVSAQRHIDWSVEGILTPPSEIRQKGYQQGSTITYQAVFKNNGTDTAKVGDSIFYRIEIPISQSQAILIPGPNQSNYLSRVLTADLAPGDTISISGSNDVNLYPNSVSNNINFTVVSLLLNRGDADSIAMEDNSKMGNNTLTEQLVWYVWQGWGVGVNNIEAAQSFAVYPNPSNGIVNINTPFINSDNSSNQINVLDINGQVVYSTELNVLTNIQQIDLSNLNNGIYFIQYSNGVSTETVKVSIIK
- a CDS encoding DUF4197 domain-containing protein codes for the protein MKKLLVIFGLWMGFSACDSVLSTMETVNKNLGPSNTEIIAGLKEALTKGIQTGVSKLSAKDGFWGNPAIRIPLPEEVRNVESTIRNIGLGSQVDKVTKTLNEGAELATKEAIDVFVTAVKTMSIQDAMGILTGGKSAATNYLKQSTTQSLTEKFRPIISQSLDKVNATKYWGEVMTKYNLVATKKINPDLTGYVTEKAMTALFKEVETQENLIRENPAQRTTELLKKVFDYADTKK
- a CDS encoding RNA-binding protein; its protein translation is MNIYVGNLSFRAKEQDVSDLFSTYGEVVSARIVRDKFTKRSRGFAFVEMSNDAAAQEAIQALHEKEFMERALVVNEAKPREENAE
- a CDS encoding sugar phosphate nucleotidyltransferase; protein product: MKAIIPVAGIGSRLKPHTHTQPKALIPVAGKPILAHIIDYLKSSGIEEFIFIIGYMGDKVENYITKHYSELKHKFVIQTSRKGIGHAIHLAKDKVIKSDSLLIVLGDTIFETNLKKMLSSPTSMLGVKKVDDPRQFGVAEVGDDNRIIRLVEKPQIPKSNMALVGVYYIKELPALFEALQYNIDNKVKTQNEYHLTDALMRMIEQGVTMKTFEVDNWFDCGKKEILLQTNQLLLKRLKAAPPDSKTFEDSIIIPPVYIGKNARITKSVIGPNVSIGENTVIQSSIIKDSIIGPFAHIESAILQDTLIGNDSRLKGISYTLNLGDSAEISFN
- a CDS encoding LysM peptidoglycan-binding domain-containing protein, yielding MMKTRPIYFFLFGLFFVQTSSLNASQISNQEYINLYKDIAMQEMKSHKIPASITLAQGLLESGSGNSRLAVQGNNHFGIKCKKNWTGLTIIEDDDEKGECFRAYSSAFDSYEDHSQFLKSNPRYEFLFDLHILDYKGWAEGLRKAGYATNQKYPQLLIGLIERLQLAQYDTIVFYGKKDEDYFKQPLFKANIQIVDNGVPLTVARPGQTVHSIAKENNMRDWQIYKYNDLPKDARIDPGMVIYLKPKRNKASIPSHTVEPGESMWEISQKYGIKLKKLYKKNRMEPGTEVKPGEVINMRRKRKEMPDTGSIIIPQKEEIIDIKPTNPNNKIEVVTPPQQTEQPVSNSNNSIKDNALYYTVNVGETLYGIAKKLNVSIDSLITWNNIINNTISVGQNLKYYIQTPSTLTPPQKNFISHTVSAGETLYSISRIYGVTVDEIIQWNNLEGNDIKVGRLLKIEDRR